AATACATGCTCTGCAGCATGTGAAGAAAAGTGGTTGGTGGGCCCGGTTTAAATTAAATGATCATGTCATTCCCCATGAAAGTGGCAGCAGCATCATTATGTCAGGGCCATTGTCACGTGAAAACTGAAGAACTTTGAGCTCTGTAAATTCCAAATATATCAAGTAGCCACTAGCCAGTGAGCCACAAAATCTCTGGTCTCCGTCTTCACTCGGGTTTTCTTTATTTCTCTAATAAAACAATTTGCAAATGGTATTGATAACGAGAAACGAACTCCGGCAGTCGTAGCGGCAAACGGCGAGGAAATTCGGCGACCTGAATGACGAACCCAGTAGCGGTTTCCGGCGACCCCTCCAGTGAGAAGCTCGGTTAACAACGGAAATCCGTCCACTCCGAGTAGAAACCCACTCTCAGGCGGTATCATTAACAACCGCGCTCCGGTGGTTGTTATACTCGGTAGACTTCCCGTTGCTCTTCGTTGTAGTAATTTGACGGCAGAAGAGGAAGATGTTGGCGGTCCCAGAGGAAAAGCTCCGTCAGCAACGAAGTCTGTGTACCCCAGGTAGGAACTCACTCTTCGGCAGTATCAGTGATACCACGCTCCGGTGATTGTCCGACCCGGGCAGATTTTCGATTGCTCTTCTTTATTGGGTTTGTAAACTCCATGACTTCTTGATTTCTTGTTGTTTCTTGAATGCTCTTCCCACTTTGTAAATGAGGATGCATATGGGaagatataaaagaaaaataaaaaaagcaaGAATAGAGAATATACCTGATTAAAAGCCGGCGAACGATTTCTCTTCACTGCTCACTGCTCTATTGTACGATATGGCTGTGAATGGGGTTGTGTTGAAGCCCCTATTTATAGTGTATCACAGGAAGAGTCATAGTTGGAGTTGGGTTGCAGTTCTTGAGTCCTATTGCAAGTAGGATTGAATTTTTGCGACTGGAATCTTGCATGAGATAGGCTTGGATCATGATTCAGTTATTGCTTTACACGGTTATTGGGGGCTGGAGAGGAGTTTGGTTGTTATTGCACCtctgatttgatttttttttttagtggttTATTCCTACTTGCAGTCAGTTTAATGTTAGCGTGGATTATCAACTAAATCAAGATGGAATATTCAGGAATCTGATCTTAGTTCAATCCTATGATAATTCTGGGCTCATGGAGAGAGGAAATATTAAGGTATTTGGGCTTATGGATGCACTTTGCTTGGTGCCCTTAAATGTGTTGGGCATGTGATAATTCGGACGTTTTGAGCATGGGCTTGCATTTTCTAAGTCCATAGTTTAAGATggactaattaaaaaatttaatacatattttggtccattgattaaagacgtGTCAAATTTCTTGGTAATTTTCGAGACTTACCCACTCCAAGCACATCAAGCAGCATGTCCCAGCAAGTCTCGAGGGGCCAATTTGTAGACACTGAAAATTTGAACCGACAAATGGACCGGTTAAATTATTATTAGGCTCATTTTAAGATtgattattggaccaatttaattaattgggtcatgataattaatttaattagccgAATTAAATTGATGTTGGGTAATTGATTAATGGGCCAAGCCCGATCCATATTTgactttaataataattataattataatttaaatataattttattatatttgaatttaataattataattaatttgaatttcaattagatgatagagttttgaacctggacttgattatggcaatgttcattcctttaattaattaattatttatttaattaattaattagggagtttgttgagggaagttggttgcacactccactataaatagagcccctcatttcacatttaaaacacACCTTGAGGATTGAAGACTTGAGAGCTTTTGAAGgctttgaaggcattctgaagcAGTTAGAAACTTGAAGTACTTTGACGGTTCCAGTTGAATATCACgcccttgaatcccggaaggccacgccgtttgaatcccggaaagctacgccatttgaatcccggaagctacgtcagttgaatcccggaggctacgctatttgaatcccggaggctacgctatttgaatcccggaggctacgccacttgaaacccggaggcacttcagtagaacacgtcaatgaagaatcagaggactatacagagattttgtacctgcaacttgaattacatatacactgtaacccgattttgtgaatatatacaatttcgaattttttgtgtttacaccTCCGACTGCTGAAAGACAATACGGAGCGTGGCTCCGTGCACAAACTCGTCGATCGTCGGCCGTCACCGGCAACAGATGGGTGGTAACGAAGCAAGAAGGGCGACAAGCAGCAGCGTCCTTCGCTGAGCAGAATCAGAGAGGGATAGCAGAGGGTACGAGCACACTCCCAATTCAGGTACAGAGGACTGCTCAGTGTACGAGTGCCATAGGAGAGGAGCACGTGTCCTCAGGTACACCCGCTCAAAGAGCACTCTGCAGCCACGATCAAAGCGACGTTCACATGGTACAGGTGGACGACACTCACTCTGGTGGGCTGACTTTGGACCAGAAAAGGCGTCGGACTGATTCTCTTGGGCCTACTGTGGAAGCCATCTTTGGACCGAACACTGAGTCCATTACTAGTACTATTGATCTTAATGGGCCATTTGATGTTTCAAAAAACTTGCTAAGGGCGGGACCTGTTACGCAGGCCCGCCCAGAACAATGAGTCTTCTATCTTGGAACTGTCGTGCGCTTGGGAACCCAAAGACAGTTCAAGTCTTAGTGGACATGGTCCATGCTAAGAGGCCCAACATTTTATTTCTTGCTGAAACTTTTGCAGGTACGAACAAGTTGCATTCGGTCAGAACCAAAATGGGTTATTCAGGTCTATTTTGCGTTAATAACGACGGTCACAGTGGCAGTTTAGCTCTTCTCTGGAAAGATGGAACCTCTGTTTCCATTCAATCATATTCCAAGCATCATATTGATGCTATTATCTGTCTCTCCCCCGATGATTCAGAATGGCGTTTCACTGGCTATTATGGCGTCCCTAAGAGACACCGCCGTCAAGAATCTTGGTCCCTACTCAGACAGCTCTCCAGCAGGTGCTCTCTCCCATGGGTGGTAATGGGTGACTTTAACGATATCATGCATCTAAATGAAAAACGAGGTGGTAATCCTCAACCCGTGCGTCTAATTCGAGGATTCTGTGAGGCTGTGGAAGAAAGTGGATTAAAAGATTTTGCATTTGAAGGCTATCAATATACCTGGGAACGGTGCAAGGGTTCCCCAAATTGGGTTGAAGCAAAACTGGATAGGATACTCATATCTGATTCTTGGGGTGATCTCTTCTCAAATGCACGTGCGTCTTCAATTACAACCCCAAAGAGTGATCACATGTCGCTCCATCTTCAGATTCTGCCCCCTCCAATGCCAAGCCCGAGAATCCGCCACCGTTTTGAGAACCTCTGGTTGCGGGATGCTCACTGTTGGGAGATAATGATTGAATCATGGTCAAAATCTCATGGACAGAATAGGCCGCTGTGGAAAAGCAATTTGGATTTGGGGTAAGGAATTTGCTAGACACTTTCAACGACGCTTGGATCATTGGCGACGAATTATGGATACAACCAAAAGTAGAAGGGACCAAAGAGGAATATCTTTGTTCAACGAAGCCCAGTCGCATTATCTGCGTATTCTCCAGCAGCAGAGTGACTATTGGAGGCAACGGGCGAAACAATTCTGGTTGCGAGATGGTGATACCAATTCAAGTTTCTTTCACAAATCTGTTCACAGAAGGCAGCAAGCCAACCGAATCTCCAGGCTCAAGAACAATGATGGCATTTGGGTCGAGGAAGGtatcaatctggacactctaaTTATTTCTTACTTCCATGAGATATTTGGCCCTTCTATGAGTAACATGAATATTGCTGCTATTGATAATGTGTGCTCTACTGTCCTTAACTGCATTAATCCTATGTTGAATGAGTCTGATAATCTCTTGCTAAACAAACCAGTTACTTTGTTAGAGGTTAAGAATGCTATTTTTGATATGAAACCGGATAAATCACCCGGACCAGATGGGATGAACCCCGGTTTTTACCAACATTTTTGGGATATTCTCTGTACTGATTTACACAATTTCTGCtctgaattttttaattatgggATTATTCCTGCCAACCTCAATAATACTCATGTGGTACTCATACCGAAGAAATCAAAGCCTGATTGTATGGGTGATCTCAGACCTATAGCCCTATGTAACACCCTATACAAGCTGCTGTCCAAAATTCTTGCAAATCGCATTAAACCACTGCTTGTTAACATTATCTCTGAGTCCCAATCGGCGTTTGTTCCGGGTAGACTCATCACGGATAACATCATGCTAGCCTATGAGATAAACCATTATctaaaaaggaaaaggcaaggTAATGTTGGTTGTGTGGGAGCTAAACTTGATATGAGCAAAGCTTTTGATAGAGTTAATTGGAACTTCTTACTTTCTGTTCTATCTAAGATGGGATTTTCTGATAAGTTTGTCAACTAGATTCGGCTGATGATCTCAACTGTGTCATACACCTTCCTTCTTGAGGGTAGGGCCATTGGTTCCATAACACCACACAAAGGGCTGAGACAGGGAGACCCTTTATCCCCTTACCTCTTCATCCTTGTCCTAGAAACATTCCACCTAATGATTCGAAAATCCGAAAGGGCCGGGTTAATACATGGAGTCTCGATTGCTAGAAATGCCCCCCCCTATTACCACTCTCTTCTTTGTTGATGACTGCTACTTGTTTTGTAAAGCCACTTCCTCAGAAGCCACAACCCTCAAAAACATTATAACCTCCTTCACCTTAGCTTCTGGCCAAATGATTAACTACACAAAATCCTCTCTCTCTTTCAGTAGAAACACAGATGCCTCTTCAAAGGATTCCTTTAGTAATATTATGGGGATTAGAGAGGGTAATCTCAATGGAAACTACCTTGGTCTCCCCTCAATCATCGGCAGAAACAAGCGTGAGCAAATGATTAACTATACAAAATCCTCTCTCTCTTTCAGTAGAAACACAGATGCCTCTTCAAAGGATTCCTTCAGTAATATTATGGGGATTAGAGAGGGTAATCTCAATGGAAACTACCTTGGTCTCCTCTCAATCATCGGCAGAAACAAGCGTGAGATTTTGGGCTTCATCAAAGATAAAGTGATTGGCAGAATTAACAGTTGGACTCACAAATTTCTATCTAAAGTTGGAAGAGAAGTTCTCCTCAAGAATGTAATTCAGGCAATCCCGACATTTGCAATGAGTGTTTTCTTATTACCAACTGAGCTTGGTAAGGATATTGAAAGGACTATGAATAAATTTTGGTGGGGCTGTGAGAGAGACAGAAACAAAGGTATTAGATGGAAGAGTTGGGAGAGGCTAAGTGTTCCCAAGAAATGGGGTGGAATGGGATTTAAGAGAATAAGAGAGTTCAACATAGCCATGCTGGGTAAACAAGCCTGGCGTCTAATCCAGTACCCTGACTCATTATTATCTCGAGTTTACAAAGCCAAATACTTTCCCAATACCTCTTTTTTTGATGCTACTATTGGTAATAACCCATCATTTATATGGCGTAGTGTGTTAGAGTCTCAGACAATTCTAAAGAGTAGTTGCAGATGGAGAATTGGTGATGGCAAATCAGTTCATATCTGGACAGATCCTTGGGTCCCAAACAGAAACTACCCTTTCATTCAATCCCATGGTTCACATCACAACAATGGTCAAAAAGTGGATTCTCTGATTGATCCTATTGGTCCTATTTGGAACACCTCTATTATTGATTCCATGTTTAATCAATCAGACAGTGAGCTTATTCATAGCATTCCCCTTCCTGAGTCTAATGTTGAGGATAAAATTATATGGATGGAGGAGGACAAAGGCATTTACACAGTCAGAAGCTGCTACAAGAAACTCCTTGGTGATATGCAATCTGTTGCCCCTCCCTTTTGGTCTAGGTTCTGGAAATTGCCCTTACTACCTAGAATAAAAATCTTTTTCTGGCAACTATGTGCCTCAGCTCTGCCCACTTACTCCAATCTGAGAACCAAACATGTTCCAGTTCCGGATGTGTGCCAAATCTGTAATGCAGAGGATGAATCCGAATTCCATCTCTTTACTCGTTGCCATCTTGCTAGAAGCTGCTGGGATATTATAGGAAATATTGATTATCATTCTAGCAATTCTCTTCTTGACTGGCTTGAACTCAATTTCAATACAAAGGCTGACAATGATCTTTGCTTGCTTATATCTACTTGTTGGAAAATATGGGAAGCTAGGAATGAGAAAATATGGAACCATAAAATTATTAGTGCCTCTCATATCTGTTTGTCTGCTGCTAATCTCTTATCTGAGTGGAATGCTGCCAATTTACCTATGAATTTTTCCAGGCTTCATGCTGTACATGCAACGTGAACTAGACCTCCTGCTCCAATGTACAAGCTCAATGTGGATGCGGCTCTTGACTTTAACAACAAACGTGTGGGCCTTGGCTTTGTATTGCGAGATTCCACTAGTTCACTTGTTGCAGCTAGGAGTGCTCCTTAGTTCAATTTATTTATGCCAAATGAAGCAGAAGCTATGGGCGTAAAAGAAGCCTTGAAATGGGTAAAGACTCTGAATGTGGACAATCTGCAGCTTGAAAGTGATTGCCTACAAGTGATTAATGGCATCAACTCAAATCTTACCATCTCCTCTTTTGATCTTATTCTAAATGATGTTAGAAAACTAGCTACTTGTTTTACAAACATATGCTTTTCATTTGTTAAGCGTTCAGCGAATAGGGTTGCCCATATTCTTGCAAGGGAAGCCCTTTCTTTGTCTGAGTGCTCGGATTGTAATTCTGTTCCTTTCCCTTCCATCGCTCGTGCTTTGAGCATGGATCTTCATTAATACAGTACCTTActtcgttttcaaaaaaaaaaaaaagaagaaaaagtaataatttagTGATACTTACTCTAGAGCCAAAACTCTACTGCACCCACTAGAAATTCTTGATGATCCTTGATTGTCTGCTAGTTTGATactaattgatgatgaataggAGATTGATGATGAATAGGGAAGAGACTagggttttatttgtttgggaGAGAAGGGAATGGCGACACAGAGAGGAAAGAAATATATGGAAAAAGAGTTATCTCAGAAACGGTATTTATATGTAGAGGGATAATATAATtaggattaggaatttaattatgaatatatgatggGGCATACGTACATACTACATCtgatatattatgattactCAGATTGGGAAAAATATTAGaatcaatataatattcataagatCATATGAATTGGGAAACTATAATATCTTTagaatcatattaataaaataccatcaaaataattttaggtcacataatatataataataaattcatataattatgaaCCATGTAGTTAAAATAACCAGGTATTACAACTTTGGTCAGCTAGCTACTTCATGGTCTGACAACCTCGAGGCAACCTACCTGTGTGCTAATCCAGTCTTTCATGCTCGGACTAAATACGTCGAGATCGActaccattttgttcgtgacaagGTTGTTTCTGGGGACTTCATAGTTAATTTTGTGTCTACGAAGGACCAGTTGGCAGATATCTTTACGATGCCACTACCAGGGCCTCGGTTTCAA
This portion of the Ipomoea triloba cultivar NCNSP0323 chromosome 5, ASM357664v1 genome encodes:
- the LOC116020187 gene encoding uncharacterized protein LOC116020187; translated protein: MSLLSWNCRALGNPKTVQVLVDMVHAKRPNILFLAETFAGTNKLHSVRTKMGYSGLFCVNNDGHSGSLALLWKDGTSVSIQSYSKHHIDAIICLSPDDSEWRFTGYYGVPKRHRRQESWSLLRQLSSRCSLPWVVMGDFNDIMHLNEKRGGNPQPVRLIRGFCEAVEESGLKDFAFEGYQYTWERCKGSPNWVEAKLDRILISDSWGDLFSNARASSITTPKSDHMSLHLQILPPPMPSPRIRHRFENLWLRDAHCWEIMIESWSKSHGQNRPLWKSNLDLG